A single window of Methanoregula sp. DNA harbors:
- a CDS encoding type IV pilin N-terminal domain-containing protein yields the protein MVNNRNERAVSEVMGTILMVALVVILAAVIGSMVFGLVGIMKNPNLVGVSAVKFNTTHVLVTFTGGEKADQLYNLTVSMNGGSPQPMTQGTKSMTVGNSSFFSGATSGSDHLVIVGYFADGTQQVIMDTYL from the coding sequence ATGGTCAATAACAGAAATGAACGAGCTGTATCAGAAGTGATGGGGACGATCCTGATGGTCGCTCTTGTAGTGATCCTTGCCGCGGTTATTGGTTCAATGGTGTTTGGTCTTGTTGGAATCATGAAGAATCCCAATCTTGTCGGAGTGTCCGCAGTCAAATTCAATACTACCCATGTCCTTGTGACATTCACTGGCGGAGAGAAAGCTGACCAGTTGTACAACCTGACTGTTTCGATGAATGGTGGTTCCCCACAACCCATGACCCAGGGAACCAAATCCATGACCGTGGGGAACTCATCCTTTTTCAGCGGTGCCACCTCCGGGAGCGATCATCTTGTTATCGTTGGGTATTTCGCTGACGGGACACAGCAGGTCATCATGGATACCTACCTGTAA